Below is a genomic region from Cellulomonas sp. P24.
CGGGACCGGGGGCGTGCGCGTGCCGACGATGCTCCCGATGACCGCGCAGGCGCTCATCACGCCGCAGACGACGACGTGGCCGCGGAACGATCTCGTGGTCACGGTGCAGCCGGACAACCTCCAGAGCCCGCGCCTCCTGGTCCTTCGTCAGGACAGTCCACGCGCGCAGTACAAGCTGTGGGGGTGGGCGCGCCTGCTCGCCGGGGTGAAGATGCCGCGGACGGCAGACCCAGCGATCGGGAGCCCGCCACTGGCGCCGGACGCGCCGGGCCTGGTCGCGGCCCCTCAGGACGTCGTCGCCCACTACGTCGACGTCCTGACGAACGGGACGGCATCGGCGTACGCCGACGAGTTCGAGCCCGACGAGTACCGCAACGGGCTAGCGAGCTCCTTGGCGCTGCTCCAGCAGGGCCTCGCTCAGGTCGGAACGGTCGCGGACTCGTACGCGGTGGCGCCGGGCGAGCTCGTGTCGATGGGGACCGCGGACGGTGGGGCGCTGGTGGTCGCAGGCATCACGACGCTCACGACCGCGAAGGTCACCGTCGCGGGCGCCAGCTTCACGCTCGGCGCGACCGAGGCTGCACTCGCGGGGACAAGTGCGGTGAAGCAGAGCGAGACGATCACCTGGTCCGACACGGTGGCGTTCTACGTCCCGCCGAGCGGCTCCGGGCAGCGGGTGACGGTGCTCGCCGCCGAGCACCAGCGAGTCTCGGTGGTCGCGCAGTGACCACGCGACGGCTGCCGAGCACCCGACAGCTTCAGGCACGACTCTCATCGACGACAGACTTCGCACCGGAGGATCACCGTGAGCCAACCGTCTGCACCGCGACCGCAGCTTGACGTCCGGGGCGCGATCGATCTCTCAGCGCTCCAGACCCCGCCGGCACCGGCCCCCGGCGAGCCCGGCGGGCTGCCGGCTGCAGGTGGCTACACCGTGGACGTCACGACGGCGTCGTTCGGGGACGCGGTCCAGGCGTCGACGACGTACCCCGTCGTCGTCCTGCTGTGGTCGCGGCGCAGCGCCCCGTCGATCGAGCTGGCACGTGACCTGGGACGCGTGGTCGAGGCCAAGGCCGGTGCGGTCCAGCTGGTCCGGGTCGACGTCGATGCGGAACCCCAGATCGCGGCCGCGTTCCAGGTCCAGGGCGTCCCCGCAGTAGTAGCCCTGCTGGCAGGTCAACCGATCCCGCTGTTCCAGGGCGTGGCGACCGCTGAGCAGCTCGTCGGGCTCATCGGGCAGCTCCTGCAGGCCGCGGCGACCAACGGCATCACCGGTGTCGCGCCTGCGGGGCCGGTGGCAGAGAGCGCACCCGAGGAGGAGGCCGAGCCGCCTCTCCCGCCGTTGCACCAGGCGGCGTACGACGCCATCGAACGGGACGACCTTCCGGCGGCCATCGCGGCGTACGAGCAGGCGCTCCGGGAGAACCCGCGTGACGACCTCGCGCGCGAGGGGTTGGCGCAGGTGCGCCTGATGGACCGGACCCGCGATCTGGACCCGGCCGCGGTGCGTGCACGAGCGGGCGCGTCACCGACGGATCTGACCGCGCAGCTCGAGGCGGCGGACGTCGACGTCCTCGAGGGGCACGTGGAGGAGGCGTTCGTCCGGCTGACGACGCTGGTGGCACGGTCGGCGGCGGCGGACAAAGAGACCCTGCGGATGCGCCTCGTGGAACTCTTCGACGTGGTCGGAGGCTCGGATCCGCGTGTTGTGAGTGCACGACGGGCGCTTGCGAACGCCCTGTACTGAGCCGATCGGGCCGGCGCCGATGCGGATTTGACGGTGCCTGGCCTCGCACGTAGTGTTCTCGATGTCGCCCGGCAGGGAGGAACGGACACCGGAAGCGCTCAGCGCTGAAGGATGGCTGGTCCCGCGGGTGGCCACCCCCTGGTTCACACCACAGAGCGACTCTGTCGCTCTCGTCGGTGCGTGTCCAGGCAGAGGAGCCGGACTCGCTGCAGGATCTCGCAAGGGATTTGACGGCGGGAAGACGCTCCGCTAAGTTAGAACGGTTGCCCCGAGACAGGCTGAAGAGCCAAGAACGGTGCGCGTCGGATCTTTGAGAACTCAACAGTGTGCCAAGTAGTTGATGCCAATTGCTTGCTTTTCTTGCGCGTGTCTCGTGTTGTGCGGGGTGTGTGTGGGGGGAGTGGGTGTTGGTTGGGAGTGTGCTTGTCCATCCC
It encodes:
- a CDS encoding tetratricopeptide repeat protein; the protein is MSQPSAPRPQLDVRGAIDLSALQTPPAPAPGEPGGLPAAGGYTVDVTTASFGDAVQASTTYPVVVLLWSRRSAPSIELARDLGRVVEAKAGAVQLVRVDVDAEPQIAAAFQVQGVPAVVALLAGQPIPLFQGVATAEQLVGLIGQLLQAAATNGITGVAPAGPVAESAPEEEAEPPLPPLHQAAYDAIERDDLPAAIAAYEQALRENPRDDLAREGLAQVRLMDRTRDLDPAAVRARAGASPTDLTAQLEAADVDVLEGHVEEAFVRLTTLVARSAAADKETLRMRLVELFDVVGGSDPRVVSARRALANALY